A DNA window from Drosophila sechellia strain sech25 chromosome X, ASM438219v1, whole genome shotgun sequence contains the following coding sequences:
- the LOC6615138 gene encoding uncharacterized protein K02A2.6 isoform X5: MAESVIRPFLCETIEKSLLRVEWEKWLRAFEIYVQAEEIISSPSRKRNKLLHLGGPQLQTVAFSLPGAVITETAAGDQTDIFQTLVDKLNAFFSPKQNSSFERHLFRNLSPAEGETFAKFVLRLRYQIQKCDFGSTKAEIEEICLKDKIIDSCANISLKRKLLEKEYNLSEIINLCQMEEEINKESEIMRPQLNLEGINRIQTNTKSSNMQWECSRCGRKGHNHNSPNCPALKQQCNKCTRFGHFANKCRTNLKRPGNQNNSNATKRQRSNVNLVNEGDDKKPANNCFKILSDDEDEVIKCQVGGQEMPFIIDSGSRFNLISPEDWSILQDKKATIFNVQWDCSNHFRAYASDELLQIICCFDAPVSIGSNPEVIAPFFVIKKGKQSLLGKETAIKLQVLRLGLGVHSIESVSPFPKWKGLPVKLSIDPDIKPVQQPMRRIPIALEEKVIGKLEEALALDIIEPVIGHSQWISPMVMTFKENGDLRICIDMRLANKAILRENYPLPIFETFMTKLRGAKYFSRLDLKYAYHQLELDEASRAITTFITPRGLFRYKRLMFGVNSAPEIFQRRLEELLAPCRNVLNYIDDIIIFGTNENGHDNAVKEIKEILEKNNVLLNGEKCIWKTDKVKFLGHILSDRGIEVDPEKVSTILSFRSPKNKEEVRSFLGLVTYVGKFIPDLADRTEPLRRLLRKDCRFNWDKNEEKAYKDLKSHLAKIPNLSYFDPDNTTQLIADASPVALGAVLLQFTRDKELKIISFASRSLSDVEKRYSQTEKESLALVWAVEKFYFYLAGLEFELVTDHKPLEAIFKPTSKPPARIERWLLRIQAFKFKVIYKAGKENISDALSRLCEPAATNSSWRNDEYNVFRVIEYSVPAALHISEISQANSMDEEIIDAMACLETDTWDPCTSNKFYPFRYELSTLGKILLRGTRLVIPATLRKRVLELAHEGHPGESAMKRRLRSKVWWPRIDRDAENFVKACRDCLVVSQPLGPAPMQRTPFPTSAWMSIASDLLGPLPNGKYVLVFIDYFSRYMELKFMQSISSTAIIGAMKEIFCRLGFPKYLRTDNGRQYVSEMFENYCSLNGITLIRTPPYWPQANGEVENINKSLVKRLKIAHLNKKNLEQEIQEFLLMHNVTPHGTTGTAPSELMFNRLIRDKIPNIQDVVGVFTDSAEKDNDQIQKHKGKVAGDKKRGAKDVDIQVGDQVLMKNVIFPSKLTPNFDITEYQVLEREGNIVKVSGGGKTLLRDVSHLKKIPAASTTMTVPASTTNLEEHNQHLLAKSSEENDTSARPGLKLKLKNIGGMWEPVREEDERNSRPPD; the protein is encoded by the coding sequence ATGGCAGAGAGCGTAATCAGGCCGTTTCTTTGCGAGACGATTGAGAAGTCCCTGTTGCGTGTGGAATGGGAGAAATGGCTTAGAGCTTTCGAAATATATGTGCAAGCTGAGGAGATCATCAGTTCACCATCCCGGAAAAGAAACAAACTGTTACATCTTGGCGGCCCTCAGCTACAAACGGTAGCATTTTCACTGCCCGGAGCCGTGATAACAGAAACGGCGGCTGGAGACCAGACCGACATATTTCAGACGTTAGTCGATAAGTTGAATGCGTTTTTCTCGCCGAAACAGAACTCAAGTTTCGAGAGACATTTATTTAGGAACCTTTCTCCTGCAGAGGGGGAGACATTTGCGAAGTTTGTATTGAGGCTGAGATACCAAATTCAAAAATGCGATTTTGGATCCACTAAAGCCGAAATCGAGGAGATCTGTTTAAAGGATAAGATCATCGATAGCTGCGCCAACATAAGCCTAAAACGGAAACTTTTGGAAAAAGAGTACAATTTATCGGAGATAATAAATCTCTGCCAAATGGAGGAAGAAATCAACAAAGAGTCCGAGATAATGCGACCACAGCTGAATCTGGAGGGAATAAACAGAATACAAACGAATACAAAATCGTCCAACATGCAGTGGGAGTGCAGCAGATGTGGTCGAAAAGGCCACAACCATAATAGCCCCAATTGTCCAGCCTTAAAACAACAATGCAATAAATGCACACGGTTCGGGCACTTTGCAAACAAGTGCCGAACCAATTTAAAGCGACCAGGAAACCAGAACAACAGCAATGCAACAAAACGACAACGCTCAAACGTGAACCTGGTAAATGAAGGGGATGATAAGAAACCGGCAAATAACTGTTTTAAAATTCTAAGTGACGACGAAGACGAAGTAATCAAATGCCAAGTGGGTGGCCAAGAAATGCCTTTCATCATCGACTCAGGATCACGTTTCAATCTCATAAGTCCGGAGGATTGGTCAATTCTACAAGATAAGAAAGCAACAATTTTCAACGTCCAATGGGACTGCTCGAATCATTTTAGAGCATATGCTTCAGACGAATTACTGCAAATAATCTGTTGTTTTGATGCACCTGTATCCATTGGATCTAACCCGGAGGTAATTGctccattttttgtaattaaaaaaggaaaacaatcaCTACTGGGCAAGGAAACGGCGATAAAGCTACAAGTATTACGACTCGGTTTGGGAGTCCACAGTATAGAGAGCGTATCTCCATTTCCAAAATGGAAAGGATTGCCAGTTAAACTATCCATTGACCCAGACATCAAACCAGTTCAACAACCGATGAGGCGGATTCCAATAGCGTTGGAAGAGAAAGTTATTGGAAAACTGGAGGAAGCGTTAGCCCTCGATATCATTGAACCAGTAATAGGACATTCTCAATGGATCTCACCAATGGTCATGACATTCAAAGAAAACGGGGATCTCCGCATCTGTATAGACATGAGACTAGCTAATAAAGCAATTTTAAGGGAGAACTATCCATTGCCTATCTTCGAAACGTTTATGACCAAACTGAGAggagcgaaatatttttctcgTCTGGATCTCAAATATGCATATCATCAATTAGAATTGGACGAGGCTAGCAGAGCTATAACAACTTTCATAACTCCTCGTGGGTTGTTCCGGTATAAGCGATTGATGTTCGGGGTTAACTCTGCACCCGAAATTTTTCAAAGAAGACTGGAGGAGCTACTGGCACCGTGCCGAAATGTCCTGAATTATATCGATGATATCATCATATTCGGAACCAATGAAAATGGCCATGATAACGCCGTAAAAGAAATAAAGGAGATATTGGAGAAAAACAATGTCCTCTTGAATGGGGAGAAATGCATTTGGAAGACGGATAAAGTTAAATTTCTTGGGCATATCCTGTCAGATAGAGGAATTGAAGTTGATCCGGAAAAAGTATCCACAATCCTTTCATTCAGAAGTCCCAAAAATAAGGAGGAGGTCCGCAGTTTTCTGGGCCTTGTCACTTATGTTGGCAAATTCATACCGGATTTAGCCGACCGTACAGAACCATTAAGACGTTTGCTAAGAAAGGATTGCAGATTTAATTGGGataaaaatgaggaaaaagcATACAAGGACCTAAAATCTCATTTGGCCAAGATACCAAACTTGTCCTATTTTGACCCCGATAACACTACACAACTGATAGCCGACGCCAGCCCTGTCGCGCTCGGAGCTGTACTATTACAGTTCACTAGAGACAAGgaactaaaaataatttcgtttgctaGTCGGAGTCTATCGGATGTTGAAAAGCGATATTCACAGACGGAAAAAGAAAGTCTGGCCTTAGTCTGGGCTGTTgagaagttttatttttacctGGCTGGATTAGAATTCGAGCTGGTGACGGATCACAAACCACTGGAGGCAATATTCAAACCAACTTCGAAGCCTCCAGCGCGAATTGAAAGGTGGCTCTTACGCATACAGGCGTTCAAGTTTAAAGTAATCTACAAGGCGGGAAAAGAGAATATTTCAGACGCTCTGTCTCGACTTTGTGAACCGGCTGCGACGAACTCTTCCTGGCGAAATGATGAATATAATGTCTTTCGGGTCATCGAATACTCTGTTCCTGCAGCGTTACACATATCAGAAATATCCCAAGCAAATAGTATGgatgaggaaatcattgacgCCATGGCCTGTTTGGAGACTGACACTTGGGATCCATGTacatcaaacaaattttacccATTTCGATATGAACTTTCGACGCTTGGGAAAATTCTGCTTAGAGGAACACGATTAGTCATCCCGGCAACACTTCGAAAGAGAGTATTAGAACTTGCCCATGAAGGTCATCCAGGCGAGTCTGCAATGAAGCGGCGTTTAAGGTCAAAGGTATGGTGGCCACGCATCGACCGAGACGCAGAGAATTTTGTAAAAGCATGTAGAGACTGTTTAGTAGTCTCTCAACCTTTAGGCCCAGCACCGATGCAGAGAACACCATTTCCAACAAGCGCTTGGATGTCGATAGCCAGTGATCTTTTGGGTCCATTGCCGAATGGAAAATATGTCCTGGTCTTTATAGACTATTTTTCAAGATACATGGAGCTAAAGTTTATGCAATCGATATCCTCAACAGCTATTATTGGGGCAATGAAGGAAATATTCTGCCGATTAGGGTTTCCAAAGTACCTGCGGACAGATAATGGTAGACAGTACGTTAGTGAGATGTTTGAAAATTATTGCAGTTTGAATGGCATTACCCTAATACGGACTCCACCATATTGGCCTCAGGCTAATGGTGAGGTGGAGAATATAAACAAGTCCCTAGTAAAAAGACTAAAAATTGCACACTTAAACAAGAAGAACTTGGAGCAGGAAATTCAGGAGTTTCTTTTAATGCATAACGTCACCCCTCATGGTACTACTGGAACAGCCCCTTCAGAGTTAATGTTTAATCGTTTGATTCGAGATAAAATTCCTAACATACAAGATGTTGTAGGGGTTTTTACTGACTCGGCTGAAAAAGATAATGACCAGATACAAAAGCATAAAGGTAAAGTAGCTGGTGATAAAAAGAGAGGGGCAAAGGATGTAGACATTCAGGTAGGAGATCAGGTACTAATGAAAAACGTAATATTTCCTAGTAAGCTGACACCGAACTTTGACATAACTGAATACCAGGTCTTGGAGCGAGAGGGAAATATTGTTAAAGTCTCAGGGGGTGGTAAGACACTTCTTAGGGACGTTAGCCATCTAAAAAAGATTCCAGCTGCCTCCACCACGATGACGGTTCCGGCTTCCACCACGAACTTGGAGGAACACAACCAACACTTGCTGGCCAAATCATCCGAGGAAAACGATACGTCTGCGAGACCTGGGTTGAAGCTCAAGCTGAAAAACATAGGAGGGATGTGGGAACCGGTGCGAGAGGAAGATGAGCGCAACTCACGCCCTCCCGATTAA